A window of Lepus europaeus isolate LE1 chromosome 11, mLepTim1.pri, whole genome shotgun sequence contains these coding sequences:
- the RNASE13 gene encoding probable inactive ribonuclease-like protein 13, producing MAAAVARLLFFQLFLGPALSVDINLQSDTENFRTLYIDYPKVKFIKGFLGYCNGMMAYVRGRIEHWYCPKTHYVIHAPWKAIQKSCKASKSFCENYNKYCTLTQDSFPVTVCSLGAKQPSTSCRYNSTLTNKHLYLLCSGRYDAEPIGIVGLY from the coding sequence ATGGCAGCAGCTGTGGCCCGGCTCCTTTTCTTCCAGCTTTTTCTAGGGCCAGCTCTTTCCGTGGACATCAATCTGCAGTCTGACACCGAGAACTTCCGCACCTTATACATTGACTATCCCAAAGTTAAGTTCATAAAGGGTTTCCTGGGCTACTGTAATGGTATGATGGCCTATGTGAGGGGAAGAATAGAGCACTGGTACTGCCCAAAGACTCACTATGTGATACATGCCCCTTGGAAAGCCATCCAGAAGTCCTGCAAGGCTAGCAAGAGCTTCTGTGAGAACTACAACAAATACTGCACTCTGACCCAGGACTCCTTCCCTGTCACGGTCTGCAGCCTGGGCGCCAAACAGCCCTCCACAAGCTGCCGCTACAACAGCACCCTAACCAACAAACATCTGTACCTGCTCTGCTCTGGCAGGTATGATGCTGAACCAATTGGTATTGTAGGCCTCTACTAG